The genome window CGAAGTCCAGGTCGATGTTGGTCTGCACCTGCATCTGGTTGAACTCCGGCGCGATCATCTCGATCGGGTCCTCGACGCTGCACACGTTCACATCCGGTGTGGCCAGGCGCTTGAGCGTGGAATACAGCGTAGTGGTCTTGCCCGAGCCGGTGGGGCCGGTGACCAGCACGATGCCGTGCGGGCGCTCGACCAGCGCTGCCCAGCCGGCCGCTTCCTGCGCGCTGAAGCCGAGCTGGTCCACGCTCTTGAACGCCGCGTCCGGGTCGAAGATGCGCATCACGCACTTCTCGCCGAACGCGGTGGGCATGGTGGACAGGCGCATCTCGGTCTCGCGCCCGCCCGGCGAGCGGGTCTTGATGCGCCCGTCCTGCGGGCGCCGGCGCTCGGCCAGGTCCATGCGCCCGAGCACCTTGATCCGGCTGACGATGGCGGTCATCACCGCCGGCGGCACTTCCAGCACCTTGTGCAACACGCCATCGATGCGGAAGCGCATGCGCCCGGCCTCGCGCCGCGGCTCCAGGTGGATGTCGCTGGCGCGCTGCTCATAGGCGTACTGCAGCAGCCAGTCGACGATGTGCACGATGTGGTGGTCGTCGGCGTTGACGTCGCCGCCGCGGCCCAGTTCCACCAGCTGCTCGAAGCTGGGCAGGCCGCTGCTCTGCTCGTTGCGCCCGTCCTTGGCGCCGCGCACCGAGCGGGTCACACCGAAGAATTCCATCGTGTAGCGGTGCAGGTCCAGCGGGTTGACCACCGCGATCTCGATCCGGCGCCGCGCCAGGTGCTGCACGTCGGCCAGCCAGTCCAGCGCCAGCGGCTCGCTGGTCGCCACCAGCAGGCGTTCGCCGTCCAGCGCCAGCGGCAGGATGCGGTGGCGGCGCGCGTAGGCATGCGAGACCACGGCGGTGACCGCGGCCACGTCGACCCGGGTCGGATCGATGCGCAGGTAGCGCAGGCCGCAGCGCTGCGCCAGCCATTCGGTCAGCCGCTCCAGGCCCAGCTCACTGCCCGGCGGACGGGTCGCGGCCAGCTTCAGGTTGGACAGCAGCACCAGCGGATGCACGTCGCTGACGGTGCGCGCGGACTGCGCCGAGAACTGCATGCGGCCGCGCTCGGCCGGCGCGACCAGGCCGTCGGCGAGCAGCGCCGCGGCCACCGGCGCGACACTCAGCCGCCCGGCCGGCAGCGACACGGCGGCGGGTACAGGCACGGCGGGCGGCTGCGCGGCAGGTCGCGAATCCATGGTCAGGTCCGGTGCGCGGAAGTCCCCGCAAGTCGGTCGCTATACTAGCGCACCCCCTTTGCCGGCCTTTGTTGCATGCCCGTCTCCCGGTCCGTTCCGATCACGTTCCAGGGTCTGATCCAGACCCTCAACCAGTTCTGGGCGCAGCACGGCTGCGTGCTGATCCAACCGCTGGACCTGGAAGTGGGCGCCGGCACCTTCCACCCGGCCACGTTCCTGCGCGCGCTCGGCCCCGAGCCGTGGAACGCGGCCTACGTGCAGCCATGCCGCCGCCCCACCGACGGCCGCTACGGCGAGAACCCGAACCGCTTGCAACGCTACTACCAGTACCAGGTGGCGATGAAGCCGAACCCGGACAATATCCAGCAGCTGTACCTGGACTCGTTGCAGGCGCTGGGCATCGACCCGTTGGTGCACGACCTGCGCTTCGTCGAGGACAATTGGGAATCGCCCACGCTCGGCGCCTGGGGCCTGGGCTGGGAGGTATGGCTCAACGGCATGGAGGTCACCCAGTTCACCTACTTCCAGCAGGCCGGCGGCCTGGAGTGCAAGCCGGTGCTGGGCGAGATCACCTACGGCCTGGAGCGGTTGTGCATGTACCTGCAGAACTGCGACAACGTCTACGACCTGGTATGGACCTATGGCCCGGACGGGGCGCCGGTGACCTACGGCGACGTCTACCACCAGAACGAGGTGGAACAGAGCGCGTACAACTTCGAGCACGCCGACGTGGCTGAGCTGTTCCACCGCTTCGACGCCTGCGAGCGCGAGGCGCAGCGCCTGGTCGAGCTCGGCCTGCCGCTGCCGGCCTACGAGCAGGTGACCAAGGCCAGCCACGCCTTCAACCTGCTCGACGCGCGCCGCGCGATCTCGGTGACCGAACGCCAGCGCTACATCCTGCGCGTGCGCGCGCTGGCGCAGGCGGTGGCCAAGGCCTACCACACGCAACGCGAGAAGCTGGGCTTCCCCGGCGTGAAGCGCTGAAGCCTTCGTAGCCCCTCTCCCATCGGGAGAGGGGTTGGGGTGAGGGTACGGGGCGAAGCCCTGCAGACCTGAACTTCCAAAGGCTCCGCCGTACCCTCATCCGCCCCTTCGGGGCACCTTCTCCCGCAGGGAGAAGGGAACCGCTAGCAAGGTCTGACACATGAGCGCACTACATCCCCTGCTGATCGAACTGGGTACCGAGGAACTGCCGGTCAAGGCGCTGCCGGGCCTGGCGCAGGCCTTGTTCGACGGCGTGATCGCCGGGCTGGAGAAGCGCGGCATCGCGGTCGAACGCGGCGACGCCAAGCCGCTGTCCACCCCGCGCCGGCTGGCGGTGCTGCTGCCGGGCGTGGCCGCCGAACAGCCGGAGCAGCGCTCGGAAGTGCTCGGCCCGTATCTCAACATCGCGCTGGACGCCGATGGCCAGCCGACCAAGGCGTTGGCCGGTTTCGCCGCCAAGGCCGGCATCGACTGGACCGCGCTGGAGCGCACCAGCGACGCCAAGGGCGAGCGTTTCGTGCACCGCGCAGTGACTCCGGGCGCGCAGACCGCCGCACTGCTGCCGGAGATCTTGCGCGAGGCGATCGCGGCGATGCCGATCCCCAAGCCGATGCGCTGGGGCGACCACGACTACGGCTTCGCGCGGCCGGTGCACTGGCTGGTGCTGCTGTTCGGCAGCGCCGTGGTGCCGGTGCAGCTGTTCGGCGTGCAAGCCGACCGGGTCAGCCGCGGCCACCGCTTCCTGCACGACGCGCCGGTCGTGCTGGCCCACCCCGGCGACTACGTGGCCGCGCTGCAAGCGGCGCAGGTGCTGGTGGATCCGGATGCGCGCCGCGCGCGCATCGTCGCCGAGGTCGAGCAGGCTGCGCGTCAGGCCGGCGGCAGCGCGCGCATCTCCGACGACAACCTGGAGCAGGTAGTGAACCTGGTCGAATGGCCGTCGGCGGTGCTGTGCCGCTTCGAGCCGGCGTTCCTGGCGGTGCCGCAGGAAGCGTTGATCGAGACGATGGAGAGCAACCAGAAATTCTTCCCGGTGCTCGACGACGGCGGCAAGCTGACCGAGCACTTCATCGGCATCGCCAACATCGTCTCGCGCGACGTGGCCGAAGTGGCCAAGGGCTACGAGCGGGTAATCCGGCCGCGCTTCGCCGACGCCAAGTTCTTTTTCGACGAGGACCTCAAGCAGGGCCTGGTCGCGATGGGCGAAGGCTTGGCCAGCGTGACCTACCAGGCCAGGCTCGGCAGCATCGCCGACAAGGTGCGGCGCGTGGCCGCGCTGGCCGAGGCGATCGCGCCGCTGGTCGGCGTGGACGCCGCACAGGCGCGGCGCGCCGCCGAGTTGAGCAAGAACGACCTGCAGTCGCGCATGGTCAACGAATTTCCCGAACTGCAGGGCATCGCCGGGCGCCACTACGCCAAGGCCGCCGGCGAGCCGGGCGAGATCGCGCTGGCGATCGACGAGGCCTACCAGCCGCGCTTCGCCGGCGACGACATCGCGCTGTCGCCGCTGGGCAAGGTGCTGGCCATCGCCGAGCGCCTGGACACCCTGGCCGGCGGGTTTGCCGCGGGGCTGAAGCCGACCGGCAACAAGGACCCGTTCGCGCTGCGGCGCAATGCGCTGGGGTTGGCGCGGACGGTGATCGAGAGTGGGTTTGATGTGGATGTGCGCGGTCTGCTTGACCAGGCACTGGATGCTGTTGCGTTTGCAAAGACCCAACAAAAGGACAAGCAGGCTGAAAAAGCAGCCGCAACAGCACGCGCTTCGGGCGCGGATGCCAATGCTGTTCCGAACATTGGTGGCACCACGCTTGCTGAGCTTCAGGAAATCTTCGACTTCATCCTCGACCGCCTGCGCGGCTACTACGCCGACAAGGGCGTGCCGGCGACGCACTTCAATGCGGTGGCGGCACTGTTCTCGGTCGGGGCTGAAGGAACCGCAGCTTCTGTAGGAGCGGCTTCAGCCGCGACCGCCACCCACGGATCGCTCTACGACTTCGACCGCCGCATCGAGGCAATCGGCATCTTCGCCACCCTGCCGGAGGCCGAGGCGCTGGCCGCGGCCAACAAGCGCATCCGCAACATCCTGCGCAAGGCCGAGGGCGCGATTCCGGCACAGATCGACCCGACCCTGCTGCGCGAGCCGGCCGAAAGCGCGCTGGCCGAGACGGTGGAAGCGGCGATCGTGGAGACCGGCGGTGCGCTGCGCCAGCACGACTACGTCGCCGTGCTGAACGTCCTGGCGCGGCTGCGGCCGCAGGTGGATGCATTCTTCGACGGGGTGATGGTCAACGTCGAGGACCCGGCGCTGCGCGGCAACCGCCTGGCCCTGCTCAAGCGCCTGGGCGACCGCCTCGGCAGCGTCGCGGCAATCGAGCATTTGTCGTCGTAAGTCGCGCGGAGGCTGCGAAAGCAGCCTCTGGTTTTTCTGTGGGAGCGACTCGGGGTGGCCGTGGGCCATCAGTCGCGACGAACGAAGCCAGCAGTCCCACAGCCAGGTGAAACCGCGTCGGGACTGAAGTCCCTCCCACAGTGCACCCGGCTGGCATGCACAAGCACCTGTTTTTTAGCCCCTCTCCCCCCGGGAGAGGGGTTGGGGTGAGGGTACCTCGGCGCGACATCAGCCTGGCGTGCTCGCACTTCTCAGGCTGCGCCCGTACCCTCATCCGGCCCTGCGGGCCACCTTCTCCCGATGGGAGAAGGAACCACCGTGGTCCCGATGGGAGAAGGGAACTCCAGCACATGTGCGCACTACACCCCAGTACCCGCGGCGCGGCGCACAACCGCCGTTACGAATCCCCAATCCCACCTCAATCAAACAATGCCTGGATCGCCGCCAGCCCGGCATTGGCGCGCTCCTTCTTGCGCTCGGCGTCGGCCACCGGATCGGCGCCGTCGCGCTGCATTTCCTCGGCCGGGATCTCGGCGAAGAAGCGGCTGGGCTTGAGCCGGATATGCTCGCCGAATTTGCGGGTCAGCTTGCTGTAGCTCATCCACAACTGTTCCTTGGCGCGGGTAATGCCCACGTACAGCAGGCGCCGCTCTTCCTGCAGGTTGCCCTCCTCCAGACTGACCTCGTGCGGCAGCACGCCGTCCTCGCAGCCGACGATGAACACGTAGCGGAACTCCAGGCCCTTGGACGCGTGCATGGTCATCATCCGCACCTGATTGCCGCCGTCGTCCTTGTCGTTGCGCGACAGCAGCGCCAGCTGCGCGGCCAGGTCGCCGACAGTGGCGCCGCGCGGGCCGCCCTCGAACCATTTGGCCAGTTCTTCCAGGTTGCCGCGGCGGCGCTGGAAGGTGGCTTCGTCCTTGCACTGGCTGCGCAGTTCGCGGATCAGCCCCGACTGCTCGGCAAGCTGGCGCACCACGTCGGCCGAGGACAGGGTCAGCGAGGCAGTGCGCAACTCCTGCAGCGTATCGACGAAATCGCTCAGGCCGTTGGCCGCGCGCGGCGGCAACTGCTGCAGCGCGCCCATCGACTCGGCCGCGCGCGACATCGGCAGATGCTTGGCCGAGGCCAGTTCCGCCAGCTTGGCCAGCGAGGTCGCGCCGACCTCGCGCTTGGGCGCCTGCACCGCGCGCAGGAACGCGGCATCGTCGTCGGGATTGACCAGCAGCCGCAGCCACGACAGCACGTCCTTCACTTCCTGCCGTTCCAGGAACGCGGTGCCGCCGGTGATGTGGTACGGCACGCCGGCGATCTGCAAGGCCTTTTCCAGCGGCCGCGACTGGAAATTGCCGCGGAACAGGATGCAGAAATCGCTCCACGGCACCTGCTTGGCGGTGCCCAGGTAGGCGATCTCGGCGGCGACCTTCTCCGCCTCGTGCTCGCTGTCGCGGCATTCCCACACGCGGATGCGCTCGCCGTCGGCCTGGTCGCTCCACAGGGTCTTCAGGTGCTCGTGCGGGTTGTGCGCGATCAGCGCATTGGCCGCGCGCAGCACGCGGTTGGAGCAGCGGTAGTTCTGCTCCAGCTTGACGATCTGCAGCGCCGGATAGTCGTGCCCCATCTGCATCAGGTTTTCCGGATTGGCGCCACGCCAGGCGTAGATGCTCTGGTCGTCGTCGCCCACGCAGGTGAAGTTGCCGCGCGGGCCGGCCAGCATCTTCAGCAGCCGGTACTGCGCGTCGTTGGTGTCCTGGCTCTCGTCCACCAGCAGGTAGCCAATGCGCTCGCGCCAGGCCATGACGATGTCCTCGTTCTCCTCCAACACCTGCACCGGCAGGCGAATCAGGTCGTCGAAGTCCACAGCATTGAACGTGCTCAGCCGCACCTGGTAGCGCTCGTACAGGCTGGCCGCTTCCTGCTCGCGGTTGCTGCGCGCCGCGGCCATCGCCTGCTCCGGCGACAGCCCGGCGTTCTTGGCGCGCGAGATCAGGTTCTTGGCGTCGTCGATCGCATCGGGCTTGGCGCCGTGCATCAGGTCCTTGATCTGCGCGGCGGCATCGTCGGCGTCGAAGATCGAGAAGCCGCGCTTGAGCCCGACCGCGGCGTGCTCGATCTGCAGGAATTTCAGCCCCAGCGCGTGGAAGGTGCAGATGGTCAGGCCATCGGCGGCATCGCCGCGGATGCGCTTGGCTACGCGCTCGCGCATTTCCTTGGCCGACTTGTTGGTGAAGGTGATCGCGGCGATGCGCTTGGCCGGATAGCGGCCAGTGGCGATCAGGTGCGCGATCTTTTCCACGATCACGCGGGTCTTGCCGCTGCCGGCGCCGGCCAGCACCAGCAACGGGCCTTCGCAATGCAGCACCGCAGCGCGTTGGGGGGGATTGAGACCGTGCATGAAGACTTCCCTGGGCCGCGCATTGTAACGGGCGCCGGCCGGCGCCGATGTCGGTGCGGGCGCGCCGGCGCTGAACGGATTTTCCTGGCGCTTCCGGTCTACGGCGCAGCCGGTCGCCGCGCTAGAATCGGGCCATGGCGAAACTGTATTTCTATTATTCGGCGATGAACGCCGGCAAGACCACCACGCTGCTGCAATCGGCGCACAACTATCGCGAGCGCGGCATGCGCACCGCGATCCTGACACCGCAGCTGGATCACCGCGACGGCAGCGGCGTGGTCGCCTCGCGCATCGGCCTGCGCGCGCACGGCAATACCTTCGCGGCGGACACCGACCTGCTGACGCTGCTGCTGGACGCCATCGCCCGCGACGGCGCACTGCATTGCGTGCTGGTGGACGAGGCGCAGTTCCTCAGCCGCGCGCAGGTCTGGCAGCTCAGCGAGGTGGTGGACCGGCTGCGCATCCCGGTGCTGTGCTACGGCCTGCGCACCGATTTCCGCGGCGAACTGTTCGAAGGCAGCCAGTACCTGCTGGCCTGGGCCGACGAGCTGCAGGAAATCAAGACCATCTGCCACACCGGCAGCAAGGCGACGATGACCGTGCGCGTGGACGCGGACGGCCACGCCATGCAGGACGGCCCGCAGGTGGAGATCGGCGGCAATGAGCGCTACGTGTCGGTGAGCCGCGCCGAGTTCAAGAAGATCATGCGCGGCGAAGGCCGCATCGACCCGTTGCAGATTGCGCTGCCGCTGTAGCGCACTGTGCAGTCGGGTTGCCGCAAGCAGGTTTCGCCCGGTCCGCGTTGGCCTTGGCCGCGTGCGTAGGCCACACCCGCCGCGAGCGCGATGCAGCACTGATCTGGTGCGGACAGCCGCCGCGTCAGCACGGCGACGGGGCGCGACCATGAATGGCGATTGACGGCGCCTGCGCGGCATCCGCCGCATAGGCCATTCGTCTATGGATCGCCGCCATAGCGCGCGTCTAAACTCTGCGGCGATCGTACTCATGGGAAGAGAGACATGCATCAGTTCAAGGAATATGGCGCCGCCGGCCGCGCGGCGCTGCTCATTGCGGTTGCGCTGGCGCTGCCCGGCCCGGCCACCGCCGACAACGCCCGTACCTTCGACGACATTCCGGCGCAAGTGATGACCGACGGGTTCCTCGAAGCGCACCTGGACCTGTTCTATCGGCGCGCCGGTATCCGCGCCGATAAGAAGGGCGAGTTCGCCGAGGCCAGGAAGCACTACCAGCTCGCCGCGCGCTATGCCGACAAGCCGTCGCAGGCGCGGCTGGGCGAAATGTATTGGGAAGGCCAAAGCGTGGCGCAGGATCGCGCGATGGGTTTCCTGTGGATGGCGCTGGCCTCCGAGCGCGGCTACGACGCCTTCACCACGCGCAAGATGGACTACTGGAACCAGCTGACGCCCGAAGAGCGGCAGCGCGCGATCAAGCAGGACAAGAAGATGCTGGCCGAGTACGGCGACCAGGTGGCCAAGCCGCGCCAGGAAGCGGTATTGCGCCGCGAAGCGGCGCGCAGCACCGGCAGCATGCTCGGCCACTCCGGCGCTTCCAGCGTGCAGATCAACGGCCCGCGCGGCGGCAGCATCGATCCGGAAGTGTTCTACGCAAAGCAATTCTGGGAACCGGCGGCGTACTGGAAGCTGCAGGACCGGGTCTGGGACGGGCGCACGCCGGGCCGCGTGGATATCGGCGATGTCGAGGACATCAGCCAGGAGAGCGCGCCGAAGCCGCGGGAGCCGGCCAAACCATGAGTGCGCCGCAGCGCGCGATGCCGGACACGTCGCGCGTCGGGGCTGAAGTCCCTCCCACAGTGCGCCAGGCGCGTTGGCCGCGAGCCTTGTAATGGCGGCTTCAGCCGCGACAAACGAAGTCGGGCACTACTGCACGCGGCGAGACGCTGCCGCGCATAACGCGGCAGCGCCGGCCACGCTCAATACAGTTTGCGCTCGGCCGGCGGCGGCGGCGTCCACTGGTACAGCCAGGTTTCGGTCAGCGGCCTGCCGCCGGCGCGCAGGAACAGGCGGATGTCGATCTGCTGGGTGCCATCGTCCGGCGGCACCACGTCGAACATCGCGCGGTAGCCGGAGAGTTCGTGCAGCGGCCGCGCCGAGACGATCTCGGTGCTGCCGCGGCTCAGCTGCAGCACCGCCTCGACCTTGGCATCCTTGTCCTTGCCGAGCCTGGCCAGCTCGCCGCCGACGAAGTCCACCGCGAAGCGCCAGGAGAAATGGCTGCGCTTCTGCCCGACCACGCCGCCCAGGCCGGTGCGCGTGGCCACGCACTGCGCCAGCGGCGAGGACGCCGGCGGCTGCGCGCCCCAGTACAGGCGATAGCCGAACAGCAGTTCCTGCCCAGGCTGCGGCTTGTCCTGCGGATTCCAGAACGCGACGATGTTGTCGAAGGTCTCGTCGACGGTGGGAATCTCCACCAGTTGCACCGAACCCTTGCCCCAGCCCTGCTTCGGTTCCAC of Xanthomonas translucens pv. cerealis contains these proteins:
- a CDS encoding GspE/PulE family protein — protein: MDSRPAAQPPAVPVPAAVSLPAGRLSVAPVAAALLADGLVAPAERGRMQFSAQSARTVSDVHPLVLLSNLKLAATRPPGSELGLERLTEWLAQRCGLRYLRIDPTRVDVAAVTAVVSHAYARRHRILPLALDGERLLVATSEPLALDWLADVQHLARRRIEIAVVNPLDLHRYTMEFFGVTRSVRGAKDGRNEQSSGLPSFEQLVELGRGGDVNADDHHIVHIVDWLLQYAYEQRASDIHLEPRREAGRMRFRIDGVLHKVLEVPPAVMTAIVSRIKVLGRMDLAERRRPQDGRIKTRSPGGRETEMRLSTMPTAFGEKCVMRIFDPDAAFKSVDQLGFSAQEAAGWAALVERPHGIVLVTGPTGSGKTTTLYSTLKRLATPDVNVCSVEDPIEMIAPEFNQMQVQTNIDLDFASGVRTLLRQDPDIIMIGEIRDLETAQMAVQASLTGHLVLSTLHTNDAPSAITRLLDLGVPHYLVASTLNGVLAQRLVRTLCSHCKRPHTLSDLEWDALRVPGEALPQALHTHAPVGCLECRRTGYLGRVGLYELLPVTPRLRTLIRADMDLAGFSRAAQAEGVRSLRRAGLEKVAAGLTTIEEVLSVLPPRE
- the glyQ gene encoding glycine--tRNA ligase subunit alpha, whose amino-acid sequence is MPVSRSVPITFQGLIQTLNQFWAQHGCVLIQPLDLEVGAGTFHPATFLRALGPEPWNAAYVQPCRRPTDGRYGENPNRLQRYYQYQVAMKPNPDNIQQLYLDSLQALGIDPLVHDLRFVEDNWESPTLGAWGLGWEVWLNGMEVTQFTYFQQAGGLECKPVLGEITYGLERLCMYLQNCDNVYDLVWTYGPDGAPVTYGDVYHQNEVEQSAYNFEHADVAELFHRFDACEREAQRLVELGLPLPAYEQVTKASHAFNLLDARRAISVTERQRYILRVRALAQAVAKAYHTQREKLGFPGVKR
- a CDS encoding Sel1 repeat protein yields the protein MHQFKEYGAAGRAALLIAVALALPGPATADNARTFDDIPAQVMTDGFLEAHLDLFYRRAGIRADKKGEFAEARKHYQLAARYADKPSQARLGEMYWEGQSVAQDRAMGFLWMALASERGYDAFTTRKMDYWNQLTPEERQRAIKQDKKMLAEYGDQVAKPRQEAVLRREAARSTGSMLGHSGASSVQINGPRGGSIDPEVFYAKQFWEPAAYWKLQDRVWDGRTPGRVDIGDVEDISQESAPKPREPAKP
- a CDS encoding thymidine kinase yields the protein MAKLYFYYSAMNAGKTTTLLQSAHNYRERGMRTAILTPQLDHRDGSGVVASRIGLRAHGNTFAADTDLLTLLLDAIARDGALHCVLVDEAQFLSRAQVWQLSEVVDRLRIPVLCYGLRTDFRGELFEGSQYLLAWADELQEIKTICHTGSKATMTVRVDADGHAMQDGPQVEIGGNERYVSVSRAEFKKIMRGEGRIDPLQIALPL
- the rep gene encoding DNA helicase Rep codes for the protein MHGLNPPQRAAVLHCEGPLLVLAGAGSGKTRVIVEKIAHLIATGRYPAKRIAAITFTNKSAKEMRERVAKRIRGDAADGLTICTFHALGLKFLQIEHAAVGLKRGFSIFDADDAAAQIKDLMHGAKPDAIDDAKNLISRAKNAGLSPEQAMAAARSNREQEAASLYERYQVRLSTFNAVDFDDLIRLPVQVLEENEDIVMAWRERIGYLLVDESQDTNDAQYRLLKMLAGPRGNFTCVGDDDQSIYAWRGANPENLMQMGHDYPALQIVKLEQNYRCSNRVLRAANALIAHNPHEHLKTLWSDQADGERIRVWECRDSEHEAEKVAAEIAYLGTAKQVPWSDFCILFRGNFQSRPLEKALQIAGVPYHITGGTAFLERQEVKDVLSWLRLLVNPDDDAAFLRAVQAPKREVGATSLAKLAELASAKHLPMSRAAESMGALQQLPPRAANGLSDFVDTLQELRTASLTLSSADVVRQLAEQSGLIRELRSQCKDEATFQRRRGNLEELAKWFEGGPRGATVGDLAAQLALLSRNDKDDGGNQVRMMTMHASKGLEFRYVFIVGCEDGVLPHEVSLEEGNLQEERRLLYVGITRAKEQLWMSYSKLTRKFGEHIRLKPSRFFAEIPAEEMQRDGADPVADAERKKERANAGLAAIQALFD
- the glyS gene encoding glycine--tRNA ligase subunit beta: MSALHPLLIELGTEELPVKALPGLAQALFDGVIAGLEKRGIAVERGDAKPLSTPRRLAVLLPGVAAEQPEQRSEVLGPYLNIALDADGQPTKALAGFAAKAGIDWTALERTSDAKGERFVHRAVTPGAQTAALLPEILREAIAAMPIPKPMRWGDHDYGFARPVHWLVLLFGSAVVPVQLFGVQADRVSRGHRFLHDAPVVLAHPGDYVAALQAAQVLVDPDARRARIVAEVEQAARQAGGSARISDDNLEQVVNLVEWPSAVLCRFEPAFLAVPQEALIETMESNQKFFPVLDDGGKLTEHFIGIANIVSRDVAEVAKGYERVIRPRFADAKFFFDEDLKQGLVAMGEGLASVTYQARLGSIADKVRRVAALAEAIAPLVGVDAAQARRAAELSKNDLQSRMVNEFPELQGIAGRHYAKAAGEPGEIALAIDEAYQPRFAGDDIALSPLGKVLAIAERLDTLAGGFAAGLKPTGNKDPFALRRNALGLARTVIESGFDVDVRGLLDQALDAVAFAKTQQKDKQAEKAAATARASGADANAVPNIGGTTLAELQEIFDFILDRLRGYYADKGVPATHFNAVAALFSVGAEGTAASVGAASAATATHGSLYDFDRRIEAIGIFATLPEAEALAAANKRIRNILRKAEGAIPAQIDPTLLREPAESALAETVEAAIVETGGALRQHDYVAVLNVLARLRPQVDAFFDGVMVNVEDPALRGNRLALLKRLGDRLGSVAAIEHLSS